In Micromonospora inyonensis, the genomic window CGTACGTGCTCGGTGGTCCACCAGTCGGTGGGGAGATCAGCAGCGGTCATCAGTACAAGCCTACGCGGTAAGGGTGCTTGCGCGAGTACAACGTCACGCTGTAGCGTCCGAATACAACGCCAAGTTGTAGCCGGCCGGATGGCCCGGGGAACGGTGGCACGTCGTTGCCGCACGCCCATGGGACGCCGGATCAGGTCGTTCGTTCTCAACTCCACAGCGACTGGAACCAACGCGCGTCGATCGCCGAGCGGCGATTCACGCGCATCTACAGCACCACCTCGGGCGGCAGTTTCGGCCGCACCCGAGGAAATCCCTTCTACATCCACTCACCCCGGAGGTTCCCTTGCGGAAGCGCCTTGTTCCCTTCGCCATCGAGCCGACCGCCGCCGACCTGGCGGCGATCGAGGTCGAATGGCCGCTGATCGCGGCCGAGCTGGACCTGCTCGACGCCGAGATCACCCTGCTCAACGCCGTCGACCACGGCGGCCCATCCCCGCTGGACTGGCGACGCGTCCGCCGCGCCGCCGCCCGCGTCACCCGCACCGCCGCCGACCTCGGCCGGCACACCCCGGTCACGTCGCGTCACGCGGCCTGATGTCCCGCATTCGCGCCGCCTACCACGACCCGGACGGGTCGCGGTACGGCATCCCCACCTACTGGTGGCACGGCGCACCACCCGGCTACGCCACCCGCCGCCAACTCCGCGCCACCGGCCTACGCCCCGGTGGTCAACCAGTGGCCGCGCAGATCCTCTGGCGCGGCATCGGCGGCACCCGGACCGCCTACCTGTACCGGGTCGACCTGGCCCGCCCCAAGCGCACCGCCACCCCCGCCCAACTGGGCGCCGTCCGCGCGGCGCTGACGGCCCGTAAGACGTGCCCGACGTGCCGCACGGTGCGCCCGTACGTGATCCCGCGCTCGCTCGGCGAGTGCACCCTCTGCGCCTACGGAGACACCCCATGACCCTGCTGTTGTTGCTGCTGATCCTGCTCGGCGGCCCGGCCGTGATGCTCGCCCCGTTCGCCATCGGCCACGCCCTGAACAAGCCCGCACCGAGGATGAAGGAGACCCTGCGATGACCGACCGCAAGAGCTACCGCGCGGTGATGGCTGAGCTGCTGTTACTCGCCGCCCCGACCGCTATCCGTGTGCATAGCGACGGCAGTTCCATGGCCTTCACGTTCGCCACGGTCGCGGAACTGCGTGCCTGGCTCGACGCCGCCGGCCTGAACACGCCCGACCTGCTCGTCGCCGAGCGGGAGCGCACCGACCACGAGGGCCGCTCGGTTCGGTCGATGAACGCCTACCCGACGTGGCACGGCTGGGAGATCTACGCCGACGCCGTCGAGCCCGTCGACCTGCCGCCGATGGACCAGGCGACGGTGACCGCGCTGACCGGTCTGGCGGTGGCCTGATGACCGCTCCCACGATCAACGGCACCCGTTACCCGCAGCCGGTGGAAGACCTGCTGCCGGCAGCCCGCAAGCTCACCCACGAGTTGGGTGGTCTGCCGTCGCGGAACCGGTTGATGAAGCGGTTCCGGATCGGGTCGGAGAAGGCCAACGAACTGCTGACCCTGCTGCGCGAGGAACGCGACCAGCAGGCCCGGTCGGACCGGATGCATGCCGCTCTGGTGGTCCGGGGCAGTCTCGCCGACCGTCCGACGCTGTTCCCGGTCGACCCCGCCCCGACCGTCGACACCACCGAGGCGGACCCGGCCACCGTCGACCGGACCGAGCAGCCCGCACCGGACCCGCCCCCCACCCCGGAGGCCGTCGCGCCGGTGGTGGCTGTCGCCCCGGTCGAGCCGTCGGAGCAGGTCACGCCGGTCGAAGGCCCGGTCACGAAGATCGGTCCGAAGCCGTCCCGCCGGGCGGTGGTGTGGCCCGTGATCCTGCTCGCCCTGCCGGCGTTCGTCGCGATCTGGGGCGGCTGGGTCGGGCTCGGGAAGCTGACCGGGTTCGGGAAGGTGAACCTGCTGCCCGGTATCGGGTCTGGGTGGGTCATCGACACCGCCATCACCCTCCCGATCGGCGTGGAGACGTACGGGGCGTTCGCCCTCTACGTGTGGCTGTCCGGACGGGTCCCGGTCCGGGCGGCCCGGTTCGCCAAGTGGTCCGCCCTCGGTTCCCTCGCGATCGGCGCACTCGGACAGGTCGCCTATCACCTGCTAATCGCTGCCGGGGTCACCGCGGCCCCGTGGTGGATCACGACCCTCGTGGCGTGCCTACCGGTGGCCGTGCTCGGCATGGGCGCGGCCCTCGCGCACCTGGCGCACGCCGATCAGTAGCTCTGCCCGGCGGCACGGCCCTATGGCCTGGAAACCCGCGCCGTGCCGCCGGCCCTCCACCCACCAGCAATAGGAAGGCGAGACCTTCGATGGTGCCAGACACCACGTTCCTGACGACAGAGTTGACCACCGTCCGCGCCGAACTCGTCCGCGTGGACGCGAAAGCCTCCACCCTGCTCACCATCGCCGGCACCGCCCTCACCGTCGGCCTGGCCGTGCTCGCCCGTGCTGGTCTACCCGGTCCCGCCCTGGCCGTCGGCGCGGTGACTGTCGCCGTGATCGGCGTGGCGGTCGGGCTGCTGGCCTGCGCGGTGCGGCCGTCGCTCGGCGGCAATCACGGGCTGGTCCGCTACGCCACCGCCGCACCGGGTGACCTGATGACCGACGCCACCATGCGACCGCTCGACCTGGCCGCGTACCGGGCGCACGAGCTGGTGTGGCTGTCCGCCGCCACCCTCGCCAAGTACCGGCGGGTCCGCGCCGCCGTCGACCTGCTGCTAGTCGGGCTGGTGGGCACCGCCGCCACCGCGCTGCTCGCGCTGATCCTCGGTTGACCGGTTCCCCGGCCGTGCCCGTCGACCCGCTCACCGGGCCGATGGGTGCGGGGGCCGACCGGCCCACCCACCGCTTTGCGCCGGGCGCGGCTGCGCCTAGGAAACGACCCGCGCCCGGCCCTCCCGTGAAGGAGAACCATCAGCATGGCAGGCAACCACGATCAGCGTGGCATCTTCACCGGTGCCGACGCCCTCACCGACAACGTCGCGCTTTCGCACTGGTTCAACGAGACCCGCCGCATCCTGCACGCCGCCGCCGTCGAGTTGGGCGTGACCGCTTCCGAGTTGGACGCCCGGCTGCGTGCCGTGTCCGGCGGGGTGGTCATCGGTGGGTTGACCGGTAGGGCGCGTGCCCGCCAGGTCGCCAAGCCCATCACCCACGCCTCCGACGCCCTCGTTGTCGCGTCGCAGTACATCGTCACGGCGTCGACCCGCTTCGAGGCCGTCTACCTCCCCGAACTGGAGGCCGTCGGCCACCGGCCCCGGAAGGCTGACTTCCGGTTCACCGATGGGGGTGGCCGATGAAGCGGCCCCGCTCCAACCGAATGCCCCGCAACGGCGGTCTACCGCCGATGTCCTACAGCGTCGACCTCCGCTCGGCCGCCCTGCCCTACATCGTCTGCCCCGCCGGGTGCGCGCTCGCCTGGCCGGCTGCCGCCGCGTCGCACCACTGGTGGGGGTCGAACCCGTGGGCCGCTGCCGGCATCACCGCCGCTGGTGGTGGGCTGACCGCGCTCACGTGGGCGGCTGGCCGTGCCCGTGGGGTGATCCGGCAGCGGGTCGCGACCCTGCTCACCGCCGGAGGGTCGGCGTGGGCGTTGGGCGCCACCATCGGCGCACCCTGGGAACGCCCCTGGCTGGACCTGTGGGCCGGCGGCACCGTCGCCGCGTCCGTCGCGGTCGCGGTCATGCGGCTGATGGCCAAGGCCAACCCCGACGAACAGCCCACCACCGCCACCACCGGGGGCGGACTCGCCGAGGCCGTCGCCGCCCTGCGGGACGCCCGGATCGGACGGCCGAAGGTCGACGGCGCGAAGGTCAAAGCCACCATCACGATGCCGCCCGGCGAGACGCTGTCGGAGGTGGAAGGCTCCCGCGAATCGATCGCCTCCGCCCTCGACGTCGCCCCGTCGGCGGTGCGGGTCCACCGCGACCCCGACAGCGTCCGCACCGGGCGGATCGAGGTGGTGCCGGTCGACCAGCTCCGCGACACCATCGAGTGGGCCGGCCCGTCCGCCCCCGGCCGTTCCGTGGGGGACGCCCCGTTGCGGTTCGGGATCGCCGAGGACGGAGAGCAGGTCGCGCTGTGGTTGACCGGCCGGCCCGGCGTCCGCCCCGCCACCCACGTCCGCGCGACCGGCATGACCGGATCCGGCAAGACCGAATGGGCCTTGGTCGTGATGACCGACTACCTGACCCGCTCCGACGGCGCGCTGGTGGTGGTCGACACCGTCAAGCGCGACCAGACCGTCAAGCCGGTCAAGGACGGCCTTGCCCTGCTGGTCACCGAGGACGAACACGCTGAGGCGTTCTTCGACGTCCTCGCCGAGAAGGTCATCCCCGCCCGCACCGAGGCATTGGGTCGGGAAGACCTGACGGAGTGGATGCCGGGCTGTTCGCTGTCGCACCTAATGGTGTGGGTGGAGGAATCCGCCGCCTGGTCCGGCCATCCGGCTCTCGTGCAGGTCGCCGAACGCGCCCGCTCGGCCGGCATCTCCCTCGTCCTGTCGCAGCAGCGGTGGACGCACGACCGCGCGCCAACGTCACTGCGTTCGCAGTTCGCCACAAACGTCTGCTTCGGCATCGACAGCCGCGACGACCCGACCCTTGCCCTGTCCGCCGAGACGGTCGACGCCGGAGCGGCACCCGAGTCCTGGGGTAGCGCCAAGCCGGGCTACCTGTACATCGAGTCGCCCGGCATCCCCACCGCCCGGTGGCCGATCCCCTGCCGGTCGGAACTCGCCCACCGCGGCGACCTGGCCGCCGCCGTCGCCGGCTGGGCCACCGTGCGGCAGCAGCTCGACCCCGTCACGGCCAAGGCCCTGGCCCCCGTCATGCCCACCGACACCGCCAAGCCCTCACCCGGCCCCCGCCCTGCGCCGGCCGCCGAGGGCGACGCAGAGCAGGAGGTACCCGCGATGGCTACCCGCCCCGGCGTCAACCCCACCGACCCGCCCGACGACGTCGACCCCTCCAAGGAACTCGACACCACCCCGACGCCGCGCCGGTTCACCCTCGCCCTGCCCAAGCCGACCAGCCCCGAACAGGCCCGCACGATCCTGCGGGAGCACATCACCGCGCTCGCCGACCAGGGACAGACCGAGGTACGACCGGCCGACCTGGGCGACGTGCTCGCCGCGACCGGCTACACCGCCAAGTGGCTCTCCAAGGCCCTCGCCGAACTCACCGCCGGTAACCAACCCCTGCTGATGGCCGTCAACCGCAACGGCCGCTACCGCATCCTCCGCACCGCCTAACCAGCGTCCTTTGGGGGCCGTGGAATCCACGTGGAATCCACACCGATTCCACGGCCCCCACCTAGACAAACCCGCCGTGGAATCCACGTGGAATCCACGGCCACCCGACCCTGCCCCGGAACGGAGCCAACCCGTGAACACCGCCACCATCGCCCTGATCACGCTCGCCCTTGGCACCATCCTCGGCATCACCCTCGGTATACCGCTCGGCCGTCGCTTCGAGCGCGTCGCGTGGCACGCCGACGCCGCCCTAGCCCGCGCCCGCGTCACCGGCTGGCTTCTCCGCGACCTCACCGGACTCGCCGGCACCGCCACCCTCGTGATCGCCGTCGCCGGCTTCGTCGTGTGGGCGCTGATCACCCACCGCCGCTGACCCGAAGAGCAGAGCGGCGCGCTCCGCGCGCTCACCCCCTGGTGGCCTGCCGCCGCCCGGCGCTGGCCACCGCCCGCCACACCGGGAAGGAGCGACCCGGCCGATGACTCCGCCTGGCACCCGGTGCGGGCACTGGATCGGCGTTGACCGGCGCTACTGCCACAACCCCGACCGGGTCCGCCGCTACATCCAAGGCCCCCGCTGCCCCGACCACACCCCGGCCGCGCTCGCCGGCCGACCCGAACCCAACCCGCTCCCCATCCACGCACCGGACAGGAGCCCCATGCCCGACCCGTCTCCACTGCTCGCCGCCGCCCTCGACTACGCCGCCCGAAGGTGGCCGGTATTCATGCTCGGCCGGTCCAAGCGACCCGTCGCCAACTGCACGTCCTGCGCTGACGCCGACCCCGCCCACGACCGGGAAGCCTGCCCCTGCCTGACCTGCCACGGCTTCTACGCCGCCACCACCAACCCCGACCGAATCGCCGCGATCCTCGACGCCGTGCCCACCGGGCAACTTGCCCTACGCACCGGTGCCGCCTCCGGCACGGTGGTGGTCGACGTCGACCCCGCCCACGGCGGGCGCGACACCATGAACGACCTGATCGGCCGTGGCCTGCTACCGCGCACCACGTACGTGGCGACCGGGTCCGGTGGTCTGCACCTGTACTACCAGCATCCCGGCGGCACGGTGCAGTGCAGCCAGGGCAAGCCCGGCCAAGGGCTCGGCCCCGGCATCGACGTGAAGGCCGATGGCGGGTACGTCGTGCTCCCGCCGTCAGTGCACCCGCGCACCGGCCGCCCCTACCGGTGGGCACCGGGCAGGGCGATGGAGGAGATGCCCCCCGCGCTGCTTGACGCCTGCCGACCGGCCCCGCCGGCACCGACCCCGGCCACGCCACACGAACCGACCAGCACCCGCCCGGTGGGGGGCATCTCCCATCCTGATCGGCTTCTTGCCTCGCACCTGCAAGCGGTCGCTGACGCCCCCGAGGGCAGCCGCCGCACGACCCTCTACGGCGCGGCCCGTGGCGTGGCCCGCATGGTCGCCGCCGACGCGATCAGCCACGACGACGCCATAACCGCCCTCATCACCGCCGGACGTCGGGCGGAGCAAACCGACCGGGACATCCGTGCCGCCATTCGTGGTGGCTTCCGCGCCGAAGGACTCGCCGCATGAACCCACCGACCAACACCACCGGCCAGCCCCACAACGGCGCAACCATCCTCGACGCCCTGCACGACTGCCTCACCAAGTACGTCATCCTGCCCTCACCCGAAGCCGTCGACGCCGTCGCGCTGTGGATCGCCGCGACCCACGCCCAAGCCGCGTGGGCGCACGCGCCCCGTCTCGTGATCCGGGCACCCGAAAAGCGGTGCGGGAAATCCCGCCTGCTCGACGTGGTCGAAGGCTGCTGCCACGACCCGCTGATCACTGTCAACGCCTCACCCGCCGCCGTCTACCGGGCCATCGGCACCGGCCACCCACCCACCCTGCTCGTAGACGAAGCCGACACCATCTTCGGCGGCAAGAACGCCGACGCCAACGAAGACCTACGCGGCCTGCTCAACGCCGGACACCAACGCAACCGACCCGCCATCCGGTGGGACGCCGGCACGCAGAAGCTGGAGAAGATCCCCACCTTCGCCATGGCGGCACTCGCCGGCATCGGCGCGATGCCCGACACTATCGAAGACCGCGCCGTCGTGATCCGGATGCGCCGCCGGGCACCGGGGGAGACCGTCGCCCCGTACCGGCACCGCCGCGACGGCCCCGCCCTGCGCGCCGTCGCTCAGCAACTCGCCGGATGGCTCGGCGCGAACCTCGCCACCCTCGAAGCCGCGGAACCACCCATGCCGGTCGAGGACCGCGCCGCCGACACGTGGGAACCCCTGGTGGCCGTCGCCGACCTGGCCGGGGGAACCTGGCCGGCACGTGCCCGGCACGCCGTCACGATCCTCACCGCTGAAGCCGACGAGTCGGCGAACGTGTCGACCCGTATCCGGCTGCTCGCTGACATCCGTACCGCGTTCACTGCCCTCGGCGACCCGCCCGCCGTCGCCACCACCCAACTTCTCAAGGTGCTCAACGACGACGACGAAGCGCCCTGGGCCGGCTCCGGCCCGGCAGGGCTCACCGGCAAGAAGCTCGGCGACCTGCTCCGCGAGTTCGGAATCACCTCCGGCAACGTCCGCTTCCCCGTCGGCCAGGCCAAGGGCTACACCCGAGACGCCTTCACCGACGCCTGGACCCGCTACTGCCCACCGCCGACGGCACCCCCAACCGTCCCAAGCGTCCCAACCTCGTTTCCGCAGGTCAGCCCTGGGACGCATTGCACCCCTGGGACGGATCAAACCGTCCCGGCCACCCGCACCGACACCGCCCCTGGGACGGATCGAAGCGTCCCAGCACACCAATCCGTCCCGGCCCTGAGCAGGAAAAACGAGCTTGGGACGGATGGGACGGATACCCCTGCCCAACCCGCCATCCGCCAACTCAGCGCCACCGGGAGGAAGCCGTGACCACCGCCGATCACCGACTCGTGCTGACCATCGAGGAAGCCGCCCACCGACTCGGCATCGGCCGCACCACCATGTACGCCCTCATCAAGAACGGCGACATCCGCACCGTCACTATCGGCCGCCTCCGGCGTGTCCCCGTCCGCTGCCTCGACGACTACGTGAGCAGCCTGCTCGACCAGCCCCTCACCCCGGCCGCCTGAGGAGATCAGCAACCTTGGCACGCAAACCCAACGGCGCTTCCAGCATCTACAAGGGCAGTGACGGAAGCTGGCACGGCCGGGTCACCGTCGGCGTCCAGGACGACGGCAAGCCGGACCGGCGGCACGTCCGTGGCAAGACCGAAGCGGTGGTCACCAAGAAGGTTCGCCAGCTTGAACGGGAGCGCGACAACGGCACCGTCCGGAAGCCGGGCCAGCGCTGGACGGTCAAGACCTGGCTGACCCACTGGGTCGAGAACATCGCCGCGCCGTCAGTGCGAGAGAACACCATCGCCGGCTACCGGGTGGCCGTGTACCGGCACCTCGTCCCCGGTATCGGCGCGCACCGGCTCGACCGCCTGGAGCCGGAGCACCTGGAACGCTTCTACGTCCGGATGCAGGAGAAGGGAAGCGCAGCGGCTACCGCCCACCAGGCGCACCGGACCATCCGTACGGCGCTCAACGAGGCGGTACGGCGCGGCCACCTGTCGCGTAATCCGGCGACGCTGGCTAAGCCGCCCCGCCTCAATGACGACGAGATCGAGCCGTACACCGTCGAAGAGGTGCGCCGCCTGCTCGCCGCGACCCGAGGGCGACGGAACAGCGCGCGGTGGGCGGTGGCCCTGGCCCTCGGTCTGCGCCAGGGCGAAGCGCTCGGGCTCAAGTGGGCCGATGTCGACCTCGACGCCGGAGCGCTGGTCGTTCGGCGCGGCCGACAACGCCCCCGGTGGCGGCACGGGTGCACCGAGCCCTGCGGACGGAAGTTCGGAGGGCACTGCCCCGATCGGCAGCCGACCCGCGCCGAGACTGCGGAGACCAAGTCGCGCGCCGGTCGCCGAACCATCGGCCTGCCCGACGAACTGGTGGAGCTGCTCCGGCGGCACCGCCGGGAGCAGGAGGAGGAACGCGCCACCGCCGCCCAGCTCTGGACCGACGGAGGATGGCTATTCGCCACCCCGACCGGCGAACCAGTCAACCCGCGCACCGACTACGACGAGTGGAAGCGGCTGCTCAATCTGGCCGGGCTGCGCGACGGCCGACTACACGACGCCCGGCACACCGCCGCCACGGTGCTGCTGATCCTCGGCGTCGCGGAACGGGCGGTGATGGGCATCATGGGCTGGTCGAACTCGGCGATGGCAACCCGCTATCAGCACCTCACCGGACAGGTACGCCGAGACATCGCGAAGCGGGTCGGCGGTCTGCTCTGGGACGGCCCGACCGAGCGTGACGACCAGGGCGACGCACCGGGCCGAACGGAGGCGAACGGCACCGGCCAGAACGCCAACTGAGACCAGAACTGAGACCACAAGCGGAACGCCCGGTGCGATCCTCGCGGACCGACCGGGCGTTCTCGCTGTTCACGAGCGGTGGCGGCGGGATTTGAACCCGCGGAGGGCGTAAACCCTCACACGCTTTCGAGGCGTGCTCCTTAGGCCACTCGGACACGCCACCGCCGAGAAGGGTACAGGACCAGCGGCCCGGACGCCGAACCGGCATGCCCCCGGACGGCCTGGCAGGATCCCTGTCATGAGTGTGCACATCGGCGCGAAGCCGGGAGAGATCGCCGAACGGGTCCTGCTGCCGGGCGACCCGCTGCGGGCCAAGTGGATCGCGGAGACCTACCTCGAGGACGCCACGTGCTACTCGACGGTCCGGGGCATGCTGGGCTTCACCGGCCGCTGGAACGGCGTCAAGGTGTCTGTCCAGGGCTCCGGCATGGGCATGCCGTCGGCCTCGATCTACGCCCACGAACTG contains:
- a CDS encoding DUF6284 family protein codes for the protein MRKRLVPFAIEPTAADLAAIEVEWPLIAAELDLLDAEITLLNAVDHGGPSPLDWRRVRRAAARVTRTAADLGRHTPVTSRHAA
- a CDS encoding RRQRL motif-containing zinc-binding protein, coding for MSRIRAAYHDPDGSRYGIPTYWWHGAPPGYATRRQLRATGLRPGGQPVAAQILWRGIGGTRTAYLYRVDLARPKRTATPAQLGAVRAALTARKTCPTCRTVRPYVIPRSLGECTLCAYGDTP
- a CDS encoding ABC transporter permease, yielding MTAPTINGTRYPQPVEDLLPAARKLTHELGGLPSRNRLMKRFRIGSEKANELLTLLREERDQQARSDRMHAALVVRGSLADRPTLFPVDPAPTVDTTEADPATVDRTEQPAPDPPPTPEAVAPVVAVAPVEPSEQVTPVEGPVTKIGPKPSRRAVVWPVILLALPAFVAIWGGWVGLGKLTGFGKVNLLPGIGSGWVIDTAITLPIGVETYGAFALYVWLSGRVPVRAARFAKWSALGSLAIGALGQVAYHLLIAAGVTAAPWWITTLVACLPVAVLGMGAALAHLAHADQ
- a CDS encoding Pycsar system effector family protein, whose amino-acid sequence is MVPDTTFLTTELTTVRAELVRVDAKASTLLTIAGTALTVGLAVLARAGLPGPALAVGAVTVAVIGVAVGLLACAVRPSLGGNHGLVRYATAAPGDLMTDATMRPLDLAAYRAHELVWLSAATLAKYRRVRAAVDLLLVGLVGTAATALLALILG
- a CDS encoding conjugal transfer protein TraB is translated as MKRPRSNRMPRNGGLPPMSYSVDLRSAALPYIVCPAGCALAWPAAAASHHWWGSNPWAAAGITAAGGGLTALTWAAGRARGVIRQRVATLLTAGGSAWALGATIGAPWERPWLDLWAGGTVAASVAVAVMRLMAKANPDEQPTTATTGGGLAEAVAALRDARIGRPKVDGAKVKATITMPPGETLSEVEGSRESIASALDVAPSAVRVHRDPDSVRTGRIEVVPVDQLRDTIEWAGPSAPGRSVGDAPLRFGIAEDGEQVALWLTGRPGVRPATHVRATGMTGSGKTEWALVVMTDYLTRSDGALVVVDTVKRDQTVKPVKDGLALLVTEDEHAEAFFDVLAEKVIPARTEALGREDLTEWMPGCSLSHLMVWVEESAAWSGHPALVQVAERARSAGISLVLSQQRWTHDRAPTSLRSQFATNVCFGIDSRDDPTLALSAETVDAGAAPESWGSAKPGYLYIESPGIPTARWPIPCRSELAHRGDLAAAVAGWATVRQQLDPVTAKALAPVMPTDTAKPSPGPRPAPAAEGDAEQEVPAMATRPGVNPTDPPDDVDPSKELDTTPTPRRFTLALPKPTSPEQARTILREHITALADQGQTEVRPADLGDVLAATGYTAKWLSKALAELTAGNQPLLMAVNRNGRYRILRTA
- a CDS encoding bifunctional DNA primase/polymerase → MPDPSPLLAAALDYAARRWPVFMLGRSKRPVANCTSCADADPAHDREACPCLTCHGFYAATTNPDRIAAILDAVPTGQLALRTGAASGTVVVDVDPAHGGRDTMNDLIGRGLLPRTTYVATGSGGLHLYYQHPGGTVQCSQGKPGQGLGPGIDVKADGGYVVLPPSVHPRTGRPYRWAPGRAMEEMPPALLDACRPAPPAPTPATPHEPTSTRPVGGISHPDRLLASHLQAVADAPEGSRRTTLYGAARGVARMVAADAISHDDAITALITAGRRAEQTDRDIRAAIRGGFRAEGLAA
- a CDS encoding DUF3631 domain-containing protein — translated: MNPPTNTTGQPHNGATILDALHDCLTKYVILPSPEAVDAVALWIAATHAQAAWAHAPRLVIRAPEKRCGKSRLLDVVEGCCHDPLITVNASPAAVYRAIGTGHPPTLLVDEADTIFGGKNADANEDLRGLLNAGHQRNRPAIRWDAGTQKLEKIPTFAMAALAGIGAMPDTIEDRAVVIRMRRRAPGETVAPYRHRRDGPALRAVAQQLAGWLGANLATLEAAEPPMPVEDRAADTWEPLVAVADLAGGTWPARARHAVTILTAEADESANVSTRIRLLADIRTAFTALGDPPAVATTQLLKVLNDDDEAPWAGSGPAGLTGKKLGDLLREFGITSGNVRFPVGQAKGYTRDAFTDAWTRYCPPPTAPPTVPSVPTSFPQVSPGTHCTPGTDQTVPATRTDTAPGTDRSVPAHQSVPALSRKNELGTDGTDTPAQPAIRQLSATGRKP
- a CDS encoding helix-turn-helix domain-containing protein; its protein translation is MTTADHRLVLTIEEAAHRLGIGRTTMYALIKNGDIRTVTIGRLRRVPVRCLDDYVSSLLDQPLTPAA
- a CDS encoding tyrosine-type recombinase/integrase — protein: MARKPNGASSIYKGSDGSWHGRVTVGVQDDGKPDRRHVRGKTEAVVTKKVRQLERERDNGTVRKPGQRWTVKTWLTHWVENIAAPSVRENTIAGYRVAVYRHLVPGIGAHRLDRLEPEHLERFYVRMQEKGSAAATAHQAHRTIRTALNEAVRRGHLSRNPATLAKPPRLNDDEIEPYTVEEVRRLLAATRGRRNSARWAVALALGLRQGEALGLKWADVDLDAGALVVRRGRQRPRWRHGCTEPCGRKFGGHCPDRQPTRAETAETKSRAGRRTIGLPDELVELLRRHRREQEEERATAAQLWTDGGWLFATPTGEPVNPRTDYDEWKRLLNLAGLRDGRLHDARHTAATVLLILGVAERAVMGIMGWSNSAMATRYQHLTGQVRRDIAKRVGGLLWDGPTERDDQGDAPGRTEANGTGQNAN